The Brassica oleracea var. oleracea cultivar TO1000 chromosome C6, BOL, whole genome shotgun sequence genome includes a region encoding these proteins:
- the LOC106298610 gene encoding probable polygalacturonase At1g80170 isoform X2: protein MSYLCNIVVLFILVLFSLSLTASNANSFESFLQLPRRPPRSTRTRPRSERLLHVGHFGAKGNGFTDDTKAFEDAWKTACSSKGKTRVLVPENYTSLVRPIDLSGPCKARLTLQISGTIIAPDDPDAWEGLNPRKWLYFHSVSRFTVEGGGTVNGMGQEWWRRSCKHNHSNPCRGAPTALTFHKCKNMRVENLSVIDSQQMHIAFTSCRRVTISALKVIAPGSSPNTDGIHISASRGIVVDNSTVSTGDDCVSIVKNSSQISISNIICGPGHGISIGSIGKSKSWEEVKDVTVDTAFISDTANGVRIKTWQGGSGLVSKIIFRNINMNNVSNPIIIDQYYCDSKKPCANQTSAVSIEKISFVNVHGTSATKQAIKISCSDASPCRNIVLQDIDLEPSKGDGYTESFCWEAYGSSSGQVYPPSCLSGDESFLEQSVQSGITSVSYL, encoded by the exons ATGAGTTATTTATGCAATATTGTTGTTTTGTTTATACTAGTCCTATTCTCACTCTCTCTGACCGCCTCAAACGCCAATTCTTTCGAATCGTTCCTCCAGCTCCCGAGAAGACCGCCGCGTTCAACCCGAACCCGACCCAGATCCGAACGGCTCCTTCACGTCGGTCATTTCGGAGCAAAAGGCAATGGCTTCACCGACGACACTAAA GCGTTCGAAGATGCCTGGAAGACAGCGTGTTCGTCTAAAGGCAAAACCAGAGTCTTGGTCCCAGAAAACTACACTTCTCTTGTTCGTCCCATTGATCTCTCTGGTCCTTGTAAAGCTAGACTCACTCTCCAG ATCTCTGGTACAATCATTGCTCCTGATGACCCTGATGCTTGGGAAGGTCTAAACCCTCGGAAATGGCTATACTTCCACAGCGTGAGCCGCTTTACGGTTGAAGGAGGCGGCACTGTCAATGGAATGGGCCAAGAATGGTGGAGAAGATCTTGCAAACACAATCATTCCAAT CCTTGTCGAGGCGCTCCAACG GCCTTAACATTCCACAAATGCAAGAACATGAGAGTTGAAAACCTCAGTGTGATCGATAGTCAGCAAATGCACATTGCCTTCACCAGCTGTCGCCGTGTCACCATCTCTGCTCTTAAGGTCATTGCTCCAGGCAGTAGTCCCAACACAGATGGAATCCACATAAGCGCCTCTCGTGGTATAGTGGTAGACAACTCCACAGTCAGTACAG GAGATGATTGTGTTTCCATAGTGAAAAACTCGTCGCAGATCTCCATCAGCAACATTATATGTGGTCCTGGCCATGGCATAAG CATTGGAAGCATAGGAAAATCGAAATCCTGGGAAGAAGTGAAAGACGTGACGGTTGATACGGCCTTCATCTCTGACACTGCGAATGGTGTTCGGATCAAAACATGGCAG GGAGGAAGTGGTTTGGTCTCAAAAATCATCTTTAGGAACATCAATATGAACAATGTGTCTAACCCCATCATCATCGACCAGTATTACTGCGATTCAAAGAAACCCTGTGCGAATCAG ACATCAGCTGTTAGCATCGAGAAAATATCATTTGTTAATGTGCATGGAACTTCAGCAACAAAACAAGCGATCAAGATCTCTTGCAGCGATGCTTCACCGTGTCGCAACATAGTTCTACAAGACATTGATCTTGAACCATCAAAGGGTGATGGTTACACAGAGTCCTTCTGTTGGGAAGCTTATGGTTCGAGTTCGGGTCAAGTATACCCTCCTTCGTGCCTTTCAGGTGACGAAAGCTTCTTGGAACAGTCGGTTCAGTCTGGGATTACATCTGTATCATACCTTTGA
- the LOC106298610 gene encoding probable polygalacturonase At1g80170 isoform X1 has protein sequence MVFFSLWLNMKVISPSLQSRKINFEVLFSLSLTASNANSFESFLQLPRRPPRSTRTRPRSERLLHVGHFGAKGNGFTDDTKAFEDAWKTACSSKGKTRVLVPENYTSLVRPIDLSGPCKARLTLQISGTIIAPDDPDAWEGLNPRKWLYFHSVSRFTVEGGGTVNGMGQEWWRRSCKHNHSNPCRGAPTALTFHKCKNMRVENLSVIDSQQMHIAFTSCRRVTISALKVIAPGSSPNTDGIHISASRGIVVDNSTVSTGDDCVSIVKNSSQISISNIICGPGHGISIGSIGKSKSWEEVKDVTVDTAFISDTANGVRIKTWQGGSGLVSKIIFRNINMNNVSNPIIIDQYYCDSKKPCANQTSAVSIEKISFVNVHGTSATKQAIKISCSDASPCRNIVLQDIDLEPSKGDGYTESFCWEAYGSSSGQVYPPSCLSGDESFLEQSVQSGITSVSYL, from the exons ATGGTTTTCTTTTCTTTGTGGCTAAACATGAAAGTCATTTCACCATCACTACAATCGCGAAAAATTAACTTTGAAG TCCTATTCTCACTCTCTCTGACCGCCTCAAACGCCAATTCTTTCGAATCGTTCCTCCAGCTCCCGAGAAGACCGCCGCGTTCAACCCGAACCCGACCCAGATCCGAACGGCTCCTTCACGTCGGTCATTTCGGAGCAAAAGGCAATGGCTTCACCGACGACACTAAA GCGTTCGAAGATGCCTGGAAGACAGCGTGTTCGTCTAAAGGCAAAACCAGAGTCTTGGTCCCAGAAAACTACACTTCTCTTGTTCGTCCCATTGATCTCTCTGGTCCTTGTAAAGCTAGACTCACTCTCCAG ATCTCTGGTACAATCATTGCTCCTGATGACCCTGATGCTTGGGAAGGTCTAAACCCTCGGAAATGGCTATACTTCCACAGCGTGAGCCGCTTTACGGTTGAAGGAGGCGGCACTGTCAATGGAATGGGCCAAGAATGGTGGAGAAGATCTTGCAAACACAATCATTCCAAT CCTTGTCGAGGCGCTCCAACG GCCTTAACATTCCACAAATGCAAGAACATGAGAGTTGAAAACCTCAGTGTGATCGATAGTCAGCAAATGCACATTGCCTTCACCAGCTGTCGCCGTGTCACCATCTCTGCTCTTAAGGTCATTGCTCCAGGCAGTAGTCCCAACACAGATGGAATCCACATAAGCGCCTCTCGTGGTATAGTGGTAGACAACTCCACAGTCAGTACAG GAGATGATTGTGTTTCCATAGTGAAAAACTCGTCGCAGATCTCCATCAGCAACATTATATGTGGTCCTGGCCATGGCATAAG CATTGGAAGCATAGGAAAATCGAAATCCTGGGAAGAAGTGAAAGACGTGACGGTTGATACGGCCTTCATCTCTGACACTGCGAATGGTGTTCGGATCAAAACATGGCAG GGAGGAAGTGGTTTGGTCTCAAAAATCATCTTTAGGAACATCAATATGAACAATGTGTCTAACCCCATCATCATCGACCAGTATTACTGCGATTCAAAGAAACCCTGTGCGAATCAG ACATCAGCTGTTAGCATCGAGAAAATATCATTTGTTAATGTGCATGGAACTTCAGCAACAAAACAAGCGATCAAGATCTCTTGCAGCGATGCTTCACCGTGTCGCAACATAGTTCTACAAGACATTGATCTTGAACCATCAAAGGGTGATGGTTACACAGAGTCCTTCTGTTGGGAAGCTTATGGTTCGAGTTCGGGTCAAGTATACCCTCCTTCGTGCCTTTCAGGTGACGAAAGCTTCTTGGAACAGTCGGTTCAGTCTGGGATTACATCTGTATCATACCTTTGA